The Fusarium falciforme chromosome 12, complete sequence DNA window CCCACCATGACACGATCCATTATCCATCCGGTCCCGGAGAGTCAGAAGACTGATCGTGAGTGGCTCCTTTACGGGGAAGCTTATCAACTGACCCTGGTAGCAATCGTGGTGAATGGACCTTCGTTTGCGCTCAACGGAACCAACGTCTCGTACAGGTTCCACGTTGATAGCACTTCGGGAGATCTCGTCCAGGATCACTTTGGTGACCATGTGACGGAAGATCCCGTGGCAGAACCCACCGCCGTCCTCGGAGGATGGTCATTGCAAGATCATCTTAGACGCGAATTTCCAGATCTCGGCCGAGGAGACTTCCGAGCACCGGCTGTCCAGATCAAGCAGGCCAAGGGCTACACGGTATCTGATTTCAGATACAAGTCTCACAGCGTTGTCAACGGCAAGCCTGCCCTGGATGGTCTGCCCTGTACATTTGGTCAAGATGACGAGGTATCAACACTGGTGATCCGCCTCTGGGACAGCTACAGTTCGGTTGCTGCAGATTTGTCGTACTCGATATTTCCCAAGCATGATGCCATTGTGCGAAGTGTCAAGATCACAAACCAGAGCGATGAGGAGGTAACCATTGAGAAGCTGGCAAGCATCAGCGTTGATCTACCTCATCGTGAATATGAAATGCTTCAGCTCAAGGGCGAGTGGTCACGAGAGTGCACAAGAATTCGGCGAAAGGTTGATTATGGATCGCAAGGGTATGTCAACCATCATTTGAGTTGCATCCTGCGTACTAACACGGGTGAAGCTTTGGGAGTAGGACCGGCTACTCATCACACTTCAACAACCCCTTCCTTTCTCTGGTATCTTCAGAGACAACAGAGTCACACGGCGAGGCTTGGGGATTCTCTCTTATCTATACCGGATCTTTCGAagtcgaggttgagaagagTCCTCAGGGCATAACACGCGCCTTGGTCGGAATGAACCCCGACCAACTTTCATGGCCCCTTAAGCCTGGCGACTCGCTGCAATCCCCAGAGTGCGTCTCGGTGTTCTCAAATGCGGGGATTGGCGGCATGTCGCGCAAGTTCCATCGTCTTTATCGCCAGCATCTCATCAAGAGCAAGTTTGTCAACGAGCCTCGGCCAGCTCTTCTCAACAGCTGGGAGGGGTTGTACTTTAACTTCAACGAGGACACCATCTACCGACTTGCGCAAGCATCTGCAGAGTTAGGCGTGAAGCTCTTTGTGTTGGACGACGGTTGGTTCGGAGACAAGTACCCTCGAGTCAACGACAAGGCTGGTCTAGGAGACTGGATCGTGAACCCCAAGAGATTTCCAAATGGTCTGAAGCCTCTAGCCGACAAGGTCAACGAGCTTCAGGCTGCAGGCTCCAAGGAAAATCTCAAGTTTGGCCTTTGGTTTGAGCCTGAGATGATCAGCCAAAAGTCTGCTCTTTACGACGAACACCCCGATTGGGCCTTGCATGCTGGAAACTACCCTCGAACAGAGACTCGCAGCCAGCTTGTGTTGAATGTGGCTCTTCCTGAAGTCCAGGAATACATCATCAACTCTGTCGCCAATGTCCTTGACAGTGTCCCCATTAGCTACGTCAAGTGGGATAACAACCGGGCCATGCACGAGACTCCGGCACCTGCCAATTACCATGCCTATATACTCGGCATGTATCGTGTCTTTGACACATTGACTTCTAGATTCCCTGACGTCCTCTGGGAAGGCTGCGGAGCCGGTGGCGGCAGATTCGACGCTGGTATCTTGCAATACTTCCCCCAAGTCTGGACGTCTGATAACACAGATGGTCTTGACCGGATTCAAATCCAGTTTGGCACATCGCTGGTTTACCCAGCATCGACAATGGGGGCACATGTTTCTGCTGTACCCAACGAAATTACAGGACGCACAACTCCCATCCGATTCAGAGCCCACGTCGCCATGATGGGAGGATCATTCGGTCTGGAGCTCGATCCTGATGCCATCCCCGCAGAAGAGAAGGCTCAGATTCCAGAACTGATTGCCCTTGCCGAAAAGATCAACCCCATTATCATTCGAGGAGACATGTGGAGATTGAACCTCCCAGAGACGTCCAACCATCCCGCTGcactcttcatctccaaggaTGGAAGTCAAGCTGTGCTGTTTGCGTTCCAGGTTCGGGCCACGACTGTGCACAACTACTCCTTCATTCGCCTGCAGGGGCTTGATCCTTCTGCAAAGTATAGGCTTGATGGAGAGGGGACGTTCTCGGGAGCGACTTTGATGAATGGTGGCATTCAGTATCGGTTCAAGTCTGACTATGAGAGTAAGGTGGTCTTGATAGAGAGGGTATAGATGGAAGACTATTTGGTATATGCGTAGATCGGTTATTGATACAGTGGGTGTTAGCGGGATAGGGGGTTCATACGACTGACCGGAACGGGCGAGTTATCATTTCTGGACCAACTGGAGACGCTACAGATGACTTTGGTATAGAATGTATACAGACTGGATACACAATTTCCCTATTCAGTTCAGGGTAGCTCAGATTATCCAAAAGATAAACCAGTATTCGGGTCGAACAGTTCACCAAGCAGCGCCGGATCTTCCCACGTCGAAGTTGCCGTGGGTGTGCTCATATCCAACAGGTCAAAGTCATCGCTCGATATCCAACTCAAGGGATCTATTGGCTCGTCTTCCTGCACAACCGCCTCCTCTGCAGCTGTGTTTTCTTCCTGGTTTTGCGGTTGCGTAAACTGCATGTCAACACCAGCGGATGGATCTGGGGTTGCCAAGAGTCCTTCAGAGTGTTTTAGTAGCTTGGGGAGAAAATGAGATCGCTGCCCTCGAACTGTGGTGAGTGCCTCTATAACGGCGCTTAATAAATCCCGAGGGCCTACTTCGAAGGAGGACTTGCTCCAGCCGGGAAACCGGGCGCTGTCAGCCAAACTGACACCCACGTCGTATAGTTTTTGCTCCTATTTCGAACATCAGCTACATGTCCACGAGAAAAGGACAGCCCTATTGGCTCTGCTTACCATTCCAATCCCATGACAGTTTTTTGACTTGGCCCCCACGGAACGCAGGGCTGGTAATATGATCTTTCCGGCATCAAACGGCAAACCAACTGGCAGCAAGCGTCCAAACTTGCATGCCGAAGAAGGCTTGTTGCCAAAAGCCAGACGCCACATGGATATTCGAAGCCATTGCTGTGTGATGAGCGTATCGAACCGTTGACTCTCAATCACCGATTGGTTCGGCTGGACTGTACAGAGCTTGTTGTTGATACTGGGTACAAGCTGTAAGTCTTTGGGTTGGTGATCGTCATTGTCTGGGTGCCATTCATAGAGAGACCAGGGTAATGATTCAA harbors:
- a CDS encoding Alpha-galactosidase, whose translation is MTRSIIHPVPESQKTDPIVVNGPSFALNGTNVSYRFHVDSTSGDLVQDHFGDHVTEDPVAEPTAVLGGWSLQDHLRREFPDLGRGDFRAPAVQIKQAKGYTVSDFRYKSHSVVNGKPALDGLPCTFGQDDEVSTLVIRLWDSYSSVAADLSYSIFPKHDAIVRSVKITNQSDEEVTIEKLASISVDLPHREYEMLQLKGEWSRECTRIRRKVDYGSQGFGSRTGYSSHFNNPFLSLVSSETTESHGEAWGFSLIYTGSFEVEVEKSPQGITRALVGMNPDQLSWPLKPGDSLQSPECVSVFSNAGIGGMSRKFHRLYRQHLIKSKFVNEPRPALLNSWEGLYFNFNEDTIYRLAQASAELGVKLFVLDDGWFGDKYPRVNDKAGLGDWIVNPKRFPNGLKPLADKVNELQAAGSKENLKFGLWFEPEMISQKSALYDEHPDWALHAGNYPRTETRSQLVLNVALPEVQEYIINSVANVLDSVPISYVKWDNNRAMHETPAPANYHAYILGMYRVFDTLTSRFPDVLWEGCGAGGGRFDAGILQYFPQVWTSDNTDGLDRIQIQFGTSLVYPASTMGAHVSAVPNEITGRTTPIRFRAHVAMMGGSFGLELDPDAIPAEEKAQIPELIALAEKINPIIIRGDMWRLNLPETSNHPAALFISKDGSQAVLFAFQVRATTVHNYSFIRLQGLDPSAKYRLDGEGTFSGATLMNGGIQYRFKSDYESKVVLIERV